A window of Borrelia sp. A-FGy1 contains these coding sequences:
- the gltX gene encoding glutamate--tRNA ligase — translation MNVRVRYAPSPTGFQHIGGIRTALFNYFFAKSCGGKFLLRIEDTDQTRYFKEAEDDLYRSLEWLGIDFDEGPTCGGPYEPYVQSKRIDIYNEYAKKLVESGNAYYCYCTPKRLERIRKIQTVNKMATGYDRHCRNLNDNEVRNALCEGISPVIRFKVPLEGETSFDDILLDKVTWLNKNINPDPIILKSDGLPTYHLANVIDDYLMKISHVLRAQEWISSGPLHILLYNAFGWTPPIYCHLPMVMGNDGQKLSKRHGATALRQFIDDGYLPDAIINYIALLGWSYNDKKEFFTKDELQKLFYLNKINKSPAIFDYHKLDFFNSYYIRKKENEELAKLLIPFLQRACYIKEDIKYEDKEKLVLLIPLIKTRIRKLSEAINMLKFFYEDIKTWNLDEFLFKNKTIGDIYLILDKIKPILEGFEERSLLENEKVFNDFANENNLKIGEVLLPIRVAVLGSKVSPPLFDSLKLLGKDKVFDRINLAQEFLKRHE, via the coding sequence TTGAATGTAAGAGTTAGATATGCACCTTCACCAACCGGTTTCCAACATATTGGAGGAATTAGAACGGCTTTATTTAATTATTTCTTTGCTAAGTCTTGTGGTGGTAAATTTTTGCTTAGAATAGAAGATACAGATCAGACCAGATATTTTAAAGAAGCTGAAGATGACCTTTATCGAAGTTTGGAGTGGCTTGGAATTGATTTTGATGAGGGACCCACTTGTGGTGGGCCTTATGAACCTTATGTTCAGTCAAAGAGAATTGATATATATAATGAATATGCTAAAAAATTAGTTGAATCGGGAAATGCTTATTATTGTTATTGCACTCCGAAGAGGCTAGAAAGAATTAGAAAGATTCAAACTGTTAATAAGATGGCAACAGGATATGACAGGCATTGTAGAAATTTAAACGATAATGAGGTTAGGAATGCTTTGTGTGAAGGAATAAGTCCTGTTATTAGATTTAAAGTGCCCCTTGAAGGTGAAACTAGTTTTGACGATATTTTGCTTGACAAGGTAACATGGTTGAATAAAAATATTAATCCTGACCCTATTATCCTTAAGTCTGATGGACTACCTACTTATCATCTTGCAAATGTTATTGATGATTATTTAATGAAAATTTCTCATGTTTTAAGGGCTCAGGAATGGATTTCTTCAGGTCCTTTACATATTCTACTTTATAATGCCTTTGGTTGGACTCCTCCCATTTATTGTCATCTTCCAATGGTTATGGGTAATGATGGTCAAAAATTGAGCAAAAGACATGGTGCAACAGCTTTAAGACAGTTTATTGATGATGGGTACTTACCAGATGCTATTATTAATTATATTGCATTGCTTGGTTGGTCTTATAATGATAAGAAAGAATTTTTTACAAAGGATGAACTTCAAAAATTGTTCTATCTTAATAAGATAAATAAATCTCCTGCTATTTTTGATTATCATAAATTAGATTTTTTTAATAGTTATTACATTAGAAAAAAAGAAAATGAGGAATTGGCTAAACTTTTAATTCCTTTCTTGCAAAGAGCTTGCTATATTAAAGAAGATATTAAATATGAAGATAAGGAGAAATTAGTACTTTTAATTCCCCTCATAAAAACAAGAATTAGAAAGCTTAGCGAAGCTATAAATATGCTTAAGTTTTTTTATGAGGATATTAAAACATGGAATTTAGATGAGTTTTTATTTAAAAATAAAACAATAGGTGATATTTATTTGATTTTAGATAAGATTAAGCCAATATTAGAAGGATTTGAAGAAAGATCATTGCTTGAAAACGAAAAAGTGTTTAATGATTTTGCTAATGAAAATAATCTAAAAATAGGAGAAGTCCTTCTTCCAATTAGGGTTGCAGTTCTTGGAAGTAAGGTATCACCTCCTCTTTTTGATTCTTTAAAATTACTAGGAAAAGATAAAGTTTTTGATAGAATAAACTTAGCACAAGAATTTTTGAAGAGACATGAATAA
- a CDS encoding HD-GYP domain-containing protein — translation MQSLDELAKDIKVFSYIIDKDFLVWPENSLVKPKNIELIEKWGLRGELNIKMNFFNDSLVNKGNILNTSEYDKESISNYHILVSNLEEIYETCKKNKKIYYQDILPTAKKVIEFYKKNQKTFIRYIKIPKFLSDYHIVHSINTAILTVALGHEMNLNNHKTVELCTVALLHKIGFLFIPLKISEKQEKLSDKEFELIKKYPILGYKIVSATDFSNSICSTLLNHKENLDGSGYPKKLKSENISIESNIIGAASAYSAIILDKTYKKSLNSGASLIELIQDADKKFDKRVLKLIIKVLSQCPLDFIVELNDKSIAKIIKVNEENLNYPYIKYIIKNGKVIPPNEIQDNIKSIPKTETGIKKILGQNEIEFLLKKYSLKEI, via the coding sequence ATGCAAAGCCTTGATGAGTTGGCAAAAGATATAAAAGTCTTCTCTTATATAATAGATAAGGATTTTTTAGTATGGCCCGAAAATTCTCTTGTCAAACCTAAAAACATTGAGCTAATAGAAAAATGGGGTTTAAGAGGCGAGCTTAATATAAAAATGAACTTCTTTAATGATTCCTTAGTGAATAAAGGAAATATACTGAACACCTCAGAATATGACAAGGAATCTATTTCAAACTATCATATATTAGTAAGTAACTTGGAAGAAATATATGAAACTTGTAAAAAAAATAAAAAAATTTATTATCAAGATATTTTACCAACTGCAAAAAAAGTAATAGAATTTTATAAAAAAAATCAAAAAACATTTATAAGATATATAAAAATACCCAAATTTTTATCCGACTATCATATCGTACACTCAATAAATACTGCAATATTAACAGTAGCACTTGGACATGAGATGAATTTAAATAACCATAAGACAGTTGAATTATGTACAGTAGCACTCCTTCACAAAATAGGATTTTTATTTATTCCTTTAAAAATAAGTGAAAAGCAAGAAAAATTAAGCGATAAAGAGTTTGAATTAATCAAGAAATATCCTATTCTTGGTTATAAAATTGTATCAGCAACTGATTTTTCTAACTCTATCTGCTCAACATTGCTTAATCATAAAGAAAACTTAGATGGATCTGGCTATCCCAAAAAACTTAAAAGCGAAAACATTAGCATTGAATCAAATATAATTGGTGCTGCTAGTGCATATAGTGCAATTATTTTAGATAAAACATATAAAAAATCTTTAAATTCCGGTGCATCTCTTATAGAGCTAATACAAGATGCAGATAAAAAATTTGATAAAAGAGTTTTAAAATTAATTATCAAAGTACTCTCTCAATGCCCGCTAGACTTTATCGTGGAACTCAACGATAAATCAATTGCTAAAATAATAAAGGTAAATGAAGAAAATCTTAATTATCCTTACATAAAATATATAATAAAAAACGGTAAAGTCATACCTCCTAATGAAATCCAAGACAATATCAAGTCAATACCTAAAACAGAAACGGGAATTAAAAAAATACTTGGACAAAATGAGATAGAATTTCTTTTAAAAAAATATTCTTTAAAAGAAATATAA
- a CDS encoding ATP-dependent Clp protease ATP-binding subunit — protein MYNRRALNNLFFKSFLFFMERQHAVFTEEHVFHSLINDDKIKELLELCTLDFYNLEKILEEFFEKLPLRNSNILDYAFKINDLYQEIIDTIFYYKKPYKIQEKDLLWVLIRKRQNTILDALLKSGFNLSIFDKMIEVYDYLGSDLKLGLVDSKRDVSDHVPDEEVDKNGGFDIFEEDHFRLESSNDSLDDNSFVKEFLVNVIDSLDPNLEKNPLIGREKELNKLIQVMLRKYKSNPILFGEPGVGKTILIQGLAYIIKKGRVPQELKGYEVYSLDIGKLISGTRYRGDLEARVNKVLDFLYLQKQVILFIDEIHMIVGAGATSFSSIDISNLLKPILTLGKVKFIGATTEYEYKKFFLRDKALVRRFHSIELKEPGIEDTYLMLKGAKGQYEKHHNVKYTDEAIRASVSMSCKYIKDRFLPDKAFDLLDELGAKFKLEGSQKIITENDVKDFFKSMVGISIFNFDEQDDNLLVNLEHKIRDNIIIDEDVLSDLILNIKLLRIKFLLKKNTFGLFVFMSSSDFDKNKLLCLLSEELKMPKFTLVMSEYGDFDGINRLIGPMYFPDSYDEPTKFFKFLSRSSNSIIFLPDFDKAHKRVINFFLEGFNIGKFCDSFGRSVSLSDSIIIIDINIDQREFNSIGFKNEAISSRNMLEKRFSSQFLDLIDHIFAFRPVDEGDFEKVIKKEINNFIKILKEKDIDIFFEEDIVAYFKSKTYGSGFGIKSAGKIIIREIGSLLINEMIFKKIKKNNKIRIYLEGIMKYELL, from the coding sequence GTGTATAACAGAAGAGCTTTAAATAATTTATTCTTTAAATCATTTCTGTTTTTTATGGAACGTCAACATGCTGTCTTTACAGAAGAACATGTTTTTCATAGTTTAATTAATGATGATAAGATTAAAGAATTGCTTGAATTATGTACTCTCGATTTTTACAATCTTGAAAAGATATTAGAAGAGTTTTTCGAGAAACTTCCCTTAAGAAATTCTAATATTTTAGATTATGCTTTTAAGATAAATGATTTATATCAGGAGATAATTGATACAATTTTTTATTATAAAAAACCATATAAAATACAGGAAAAAGATTTATTATGGGTATTGATTAGAAAAAGACAAAATACAATTTTAGATGCTTTGCTGAAATCGGGTTTTAATTTGTCTATCTTTGATAAGATGATTGAGGTTTATGATTATTTGGGTTCAGACTTAAAATTAGGATTAGTTGACAGTAAAAGAGATGTCTCTGATCATGTACCTGATGAAGAGGTAGATAAAAATGGAGGGTTTGATATTTTTGAGGAAGATCATTTTAGATTGGAAAGCAGTAATGATTCATTAGACGACAATAGTTTTGTTAAGGAATTTCTAGTAAATGTTATTGATAGTTTAGATCCAAATTTAGAGAAAAATCCCTTGATTGGACGAGAGAAAGAATTAAATAAGTTGATTCAAGTAATGCTACGCAAGTATAAAAGTAATCCAATCTTGTTTGGAGAGCCTGGTGTTGGGAAAACAATATTAATTCAAGGACTTGCTTATATTATAAAAAAAGGTAGGGTACCTCAGGAATTAAAAGGATATGAGGTTTATTCTCTTGATATTGGTAAGCTTATATCTGGAACTAGATATAGAGGAGATCTTGAGGCTAGAGTAAATAAAGTTTTAGATTTTTTGTATTTACAAAAGCAGGTAATTCTATTTATAGATGAAATTCATATGATAGTTGGAGCTGGCGCAACATCTTTTAGTAGTATAGATATTTCAAATTTATTGAAACCTATTTTGACTTTAGGTAAAGTGAAATTTATAGGTGCTACTACGGAATATGAATATAAAAAATTCTTCTTAAGAGATAAAGCTTTAGTAAGAAGGTTTCATAGTATAGAACTTAAGGAACCAGGAATTGAAGACACCTATCTTATGTTGAAAGGAGCTAAGGGACAGTATGAAAAACATCATAATGTAAAGTATACAGATGAGGCGATACGGGCTTCTGTTTCTATGTCTTGTAAATATATTAAAGATAGATTTCTTCCAGATAAGGCATTTGATTTATTGGATGAGCTTGGGGCTAAGTTTAAGCTTGAGGGTAGTCAAAAAATAATCACTGAAAATGATGTTAAAGATTTTTTTAAATCTATGGTTGGAATAAGTATTTTTAATTTTGATGAACAAGATGACAATTTGCTTGTCAATCTTGAACATAAAATAAGAGATAACATTATAATTGATGAAGATGTTTTATCTGATTTGATATTAAACATAAAACTTTTAAGGATTAAATTTCTGCTAAAAAAGAATACTTTTGGTCTTTTTGTTTTTATGAGCTCTTCTGATTTTGATAAAAATAAACTTTTATGTCTTTTATCAGAAGAACTTAAAATGCCTAAGTTTACTTTAGTTATGAGTGAGTATGGTGATTTTGATGGTATTAATAGGCTAATAGGTCCTATGTATTTTCCTGATTCTTATGATGAACCTACTAAGTTTTTTAAGTTTTTAAGTAGGTCTTCAAATTCAATTATTTTTCTACCAGATTTTGATAAAGCGCATAAAAGAGTTATAAATTTTTTTTTGGAAGGATTTAATATAGGAAAATTTTGTGATAGTTTTGGTAGAAGTGTTAGTTTGTCAGATAGCATAATAATAATAGATATTAACATTGATCAGAGAGAATTTAACAGTATTGGATTTAAAAATGAGGCAATAAGCAGTAGGAATATGCTAGAGAAGAGGTTTTCTAGTCAGTTTTTGGATTTGATAGATCATATTTTTGCATTCAGACCTGTGGATGAAGGTGACTTTGAGAAAGTTATTAAGAAAGAGATTAATAATTTTATTAAAATATTAAAAGAAAAGGATATTGATATTTTTTTTGAGGAAGATATTGTAGCTTATTTTAAGAGTAAGACATATGGAAGTGGGTTTGGTATTAAAAGTGCAGGGAAGATTATAATTAGAGAAATAGGAAGCTTGTTAATTAATGAAATGATTTTTAAAAAAATTAAAAAAAATAATAAAATTAGAATTTATTTAGAGGGTATTATGAAATATGAATTATTATGA
- a CDS encoding glycine--tRNA ligase, with protein MTRIGDIISLAKRKGFIFQSSEIYGGLSGAWDYGPLGIELKNNIQKEWWKSIVYLHENVVGLDSSIFMRPEVWKASGHVDNFSDSLVDCRDCKNRFRVDFIDIYRDCPGCGAVSSFTDPKNFNLMFKTSIGATKESSNEIYLRPETAQGIFVNFRNVLDSTRLKIPFGIAQVGKAFRNEIITKNFIFRTCEFEQMEMQFFVHPNQMDDWYSYWKQNRMNFFIETLGINSDSLRFKEHDLDELAHYAKAAVDIEYKFPFDFQEIEGIHNRGNYDLTQHAKFCDKPKVFEYHDLINGEKYIPYVIETSLGLTRSVLMTLCDAYVSEELESGDKRVFLRLHPNLAPYKVAILPLVKKDGLDDLARRVFMELSDDFYMFYDDSGTIGKRYRRQDEIGTPYCVTVDYGTMENRTVTLRERDCMTQVRISLNELYSYIRTEMLNYRGGGVSNR; from the coding sequence ATGACAAGAATAGGAGATATTATTTCACTTGCTAAGAGAAAGGGTTTTATATTTCAATCATCAGAAATTTATGGAGGCCTTTCAGGGGCATGGGATTATGGTCCTTTGGGCATTGAGCTTAAAAATAACATACAAAAAGAGTGGTGGAAAAGTATAGTTTATTTGCATGAAAATGTGGTGGGATTGGATAGTTCTATTTTTATGAGGCCTGAAGTTTGGAAAGCCTCGGGACATGTTGATAATTTTTCAGACTCTTTAGTTGATTGTAGAGATTGTAAAAATAGATTTAGAGTAGATTTTATTGATATATATAGGGATTGTCCTGGCTGTGGTGCAGTGAGTTCTTTTACAGATCCTAAAAATTTTAATCTAATGTTTAAAACTAGCATAGGGGCTACAAAAGAGAGCTCAAATGAAATTTATTTAAGGCCAGAGACAGCTCAGGGTATTTTTGTTAATTTTCGCAATGTATTGGACTCTACAAGACTTAAAATACCTTTCGGAATAGCTCAAGTTGGTAAAGCATTTAGGAATGAAATAATAACAAAAAACTTTATCTTTAGAACTTGTGAATTTGAGCAAATGGAGATGCAGTTTTTTGTACATCCAAATCAAATGGATGATTGGTATTCTTATTGGAAGCAAAATAGAATGAATTTTTTTATAGAAACTCTTGGGATAAATTCAGATAGTCTTAGGTTTAAAGAACATGACTTAGATGAACTTGCTCATTATGCTAAAGCAGCTGTTGATATTGAATATAAATTTCCATTTGATTTCCAGGAAATTGAGGGAATACATAATAGAGGCAATTATGATTTAACTCAACATGCTAAATTTTGTGATAAGCCTAAGGTATTTGAATACCATGATTTAATAAATGGTGAAAAATATATTCCTTATGTTATTGAGACATCTCTCGGGCTTACAAGGAGTGTTTTAATGACTCTTTGTGATGCATATGTAAGTGAAGAACTTGAGAGCGGCGATAAACGAGTATTTCTTCGCTTACATCCTAATCTTGCTCCTTATAAAGTTGCCATACTTCCTCTTGTAAAAAAGGATGGACTTGATGATCTTGCTAGAAGAGTATTTATGGAGCTTAGTGATGATTTTTATATGTTTTATGACGATAGTGGTACAATAGGAAAAAGATATAGACGTCAGGATGAAATTGGAACACCTTATTGTGTGACAGTAGATTATGGCACTATGGAAAATAGAACGGTTACTCTAAGAGAAAGAGATTGTATGACTCAAGTAAGAATTTCACTTAATGAGTTATATTCGTATATTAGGACTGAAATGCTAAACTACAGGGGGGGGGGAGTTTCAAATAGATGA
- the tyrS gene encoding tyrosine--tRNA ligase: MNLALEILKKRGFLKQCTNLRALSELMNREKIVFYVGVDATFSSLHIGHLIPFMGMVHLQRQGHIPIALIGGGTTKVGDPSGKDEMRKILSKDDIEKNVNAIKKQLLRIVDFSSGYVLDNAEWIDNINYIQFLRNIGIHFSVNRMLGFETYKRRLDTGLSFIEFNYQLLQSYDFYMLNRIRNCSLQIGGDDQWGNILSGIDLVRRKTEKEVFGLTFPLVTRSDGKKMGKSEKGAVYLDSEIYSVYDFYQYFRNIPDLDVKRFLYLFTFLEEDEIENVSSFEGSLLNRAKETLAFEITKIVHGKELALKAADAASAAFNGKGKRANIPFFELKLANLVDRILLIDLMVISKVVSSKSEARRLINSGGVYVDKVRIGDQNYHITKNNFTNGEFELRVGKKKILRIVL; this comes from the coding sequence ATGAATCTTGCCTTAGAAATTTTAAAGAAGCGAGGATTCTTAAAACAGTGTACAAATTTAAGAGCTTTAAGTGAATTGATGAATAGGGAGAAGATAGTTTTTTATGTGGGAGTTGATGCTACTTTTAGCTCTCTTCATATTGGACACTTAATTCCTTTTATGGGAATGGTACATCTTCAAAGGCAGGGTCATATTCCAATTGCTTTAATTGGTGGTGGTACTACAAAGGTAGGTGATCCTTCTGGAAAGGATGAGATGAGAAAAATTCTATCAAAAGATGATATAGAAAAAAATGTTAATGCAATAAAGAAGCAGTTATTAAGGATAGTAGATTTTAGTAGTGGATATGTTCTTGATAATGCGGAGTGGATTGATAACATCAATTATATTCAATTTTTAAGGAATATTGGAATTCATTTTTCTGTTAATCGTATGTTAGGGTTTGAGACTTATAAGAGAAGATTAGATACTGGACTTTCTTTTATTGAATTTAATTATCAGCTTTTGCAATCTTATGATTTTTATATGCTCAATAGAATTAGAAATTGTAGTCTTCAAATTGGAGGGGACGATCAGTGGGGTAATATTTTGTCTGGAATTGATTTAGTAAGAAGAAAAACTGAGAAAGAGGTTTTTGGTCTTACATTTCCTCTTGTTACAAGAAGTGATGGTAAGAAAATGGGAAAATCAGAAAAGGGAGCTGTTTATCTTGATTCTGAAATTTATAGTGTTTATGATTTTTATCAATATTTTAGGAATATTCCTGATTTAGATGTTAAGAGGTTTTTGTATCTATTTACTTTTTTAGAGGAAGATGAGATTGAGAATGTTTCAAGTTTTGAAGGGAGTTTATTAAACAGGGCAAAGGAAACTTTAGCTTTTGAAATAACAAAAATTGTTCATGGGAAGGAGTTAGCCTTAAAGGCTGCCGATGCTGCTTCAGCTGCCTTTAATGGGAAGGGCAAGAGAGCCAACATTCCTTTTTTTGAGTTAAAATTAGCTAATTTGGTGGATAGAATTTTATTGATTGATTTAATGGTTATTTCAAAAGTTGTATCTAGTAAGTCAGAAGCTAGAAGATTGATTAACTCGGGAGGGGTTTATGTAGATAAAGTAAGAATAGGAGATCAAAATTATCACATTACTAAGAATAATTTTACTAATGGTGAGTTTGAACTCAGAGTTGGTAAGAAAAAAATTTTAAGAATTGTTTTATAG
- a CDS encoding 5'-methylthioadenosine/adenosylhomocysteine nucleosidase: protein MILIVSAMDEEAVEINKIIEKRREIILNDCIGEKKVQKGEISGHEVISLTTGIGKVNATCWTSYIISKYKITHIINSGTAGGIKDDSNLKIQDIIISSEMAFHDFDLTKFGHKIGQVPGLPQKFKADKELLKKAVKAIENKITEINVHIGLILTGDQFIGNKKQLEIIKGNFPDALAVEMEGAAIAQVAHTFKIPFIITRSVSDLPNIKDNHIDFNKFLKIASMNSARMVKELIELIEKGKNDK from the coding sequence ATGATTTTAATAGTATCTGCAATGGATGAAGAAGCAGTAGAAATAAATAAAATAATTGAAAAAAGAAGAGAAATTATATTAAACGACTGCATAGGCGAGAAGAAAGTTCAGAAAGGAGAAATTTCAGGACATGAAGTAATTTCTTTAACTACTGGAATTGGCAAAGTAAATGCTACCTGTTGGACTAGCTATATCATATCAAAATATAAAATAACTCACATAATCAACTCAGGAACTGCTGGTGGAATAAAAGATGATTCTAATCTTAAAATTCAAGATATAATAATATCATCAGAAATGGCATTTCATGATTTTGACTTAACTAAATTTGGACATAAAATAGGACAAGTCCCAGGATTGCCTCAAAAATTTAAAGCAGATAAAGAATTATTAAAAAAAGCAGTTAAAGCCATAGAGAACAAAATAACAGAAATTAATGTTCATATTGGATTAATACTTACAGGAGACCAATTTATTGGAAACAAAAAACAATTAGAAATAATTAAGGGTAATTTTCCAGATGCTTTAGCAGTAGAAATGGAGGGGGCTGCTATTGCACAAGTTGCACACACATTTAAAATACCTTTTATCATTACACGTTCTGTATCTGACTTGCCAAACATTAAAGATAATCACATAGATTTCAATAAGTTCCTAAAAATCGCGTCAATGAATTCAGCTAGAATGGTAAAGGAACTTATTGAACTAATAGAAAAAGGAAAAAATGATAAATAA